A genomic segment from Streptomyces sp. NBC_01233 encodes:
- the pgl gene encoding 6-phosphogluconolactonase — protein MTTPQVVVHRDKELMAEATAARLITKIVDAQAARGTASVVLTGGRNGNGLLAALAAAPARDAVDWARLDLWWGDERYVPADDTERNHTQAREALLDSVPVDPARVHVMPASDGPYGADVDAAAAAYAAELAKAAGPEDHGPVPRFDVLMLGVGPDTHVASLFPEHPAARESERTVVGVHGAPKPPPTRISLTLPAIRAAREVWLLAAGEDKAGAVSIALGGAGEVQAPAAAAYGRSRTLWLLDRAAAAKLPTGMYPPAS, from the coding sequence ATGACGACTCCTCAGGTCGTCGTCCACCGGGACAAGGAACTGATGGCCGAGGCCACCGCGGCCCGGCTCATCACGAAGATCGTGGACGCGCAGGCGGCCCGCGGCACCGCGTCCGTGGTCCTCACCGGCGGACGCAACGGCAACGGCCTCCTCGCGGCACTGGCCGCCGCCCCCGCCCGCGACGCCGTCGACTGGGCGCGGCTGGACCTCTGGTGGGGCGACGAGCGGTACGTCCCCGCCGACGACACCGAGCGCAATCACACCCAGGCCCGCGAGGCCCTCCTGGACTCGGTCCCGGTGGACCCCGCCCGCGTGCACGTGATGCCGGCCTCGGACGGCCCGTACGGGGCCGACGTCGACGCGGCCGCGGCCGCCTACGCGGCCGAGCTGGCGAAGGCGGCCGGCCCCGAGGACCACGGTCCGGTCCCCCGCTTCGACGTGCTGATGCTGGGCGTGGGCCCGGACACGCACGTGGCCTCGCTGTTCCCGGAGCACCCGGCGGCCCGCGAGAGCGAGCGGACGGTGGTCGGCGTCCACGGCGCCCCGAAGCCCCCGCCCACCCGGATCTCGCTGACGCTTCCGGCGATCCGGGCGGCCCGTGAAGTCTGGCTGCTGGCGGCGGGCGAGGACAAGGCGGGTGCGGTGTCCATCGCCCTCGGCGGCGCGGGCGAGGTCCAGGCCCCGGCCGCGGCCGCCTACGGCCGCTCCCGCACCCTGTGGCTGCTGGACCGTGCGGCGGCGGCCAAGCTCCCGACCGGGATGTACCCCCCGGCCTCCTGA
- the opcA gene encoding glucose-6-phosphate dehydrogenase assembly protein OpcA encodes MKIDLTETNSSKINAAMVQARRDIGTPAIGMVLTLVIVTDEENAYDALKSANDASHEHPSRIVVVIRRASRSPRSRRDARLDAEVRVGADSGSGETVVLRLHGELVDHAQSVVLPLLLPDAPVVVWWPDGAPADLAGDPLGTLGQRRISDTYSCEDPTRELSARGAAYAPGDTDLSWTRITPWRSMLAAALDQQQLSVTSATVEGEDENPSCELLAMWLADRLKVPVTRTLSSGPGLTAVRLSTKDGDIVLDRADGALATLCMPGQPDRAVALKRRDTAELLAEELRRLDPDNTYESALKFGVAKLQPSAPPAPAKPEAPAKPEAEAKPEAEAKPEPPKPAAKPSKKAANK; translated from the coding sequence ATGAAGATCGACCTCACGGAGACCAACTCCAGCAAGATCAATGCCGCGATGGTGCAGGCGCGCCGGGACATCGGCACGCCGGCCATCGGCATGGTCCTCACGCTGGTGATCGTGACCGACGAGGAGAACGCGTACGACGCGCTCAAGTCGGCGAACGACGCGTCCCACGAACACCCCTCGCGGATCGTCGTCGTCATCAGGCGGGCCAGCCGCTCCCCCCGCAGCCGCCGCGACGCCCGGCTCGACGCGGAAGTCCGCGTCGGGGCGGACTCCGGCAGCGGTGAGACGGTCGTGCTCCGCCTTCACGGCGAACTGGTCGACCACGCCCAGTCGGTGGTTCTCCCCCTGCTCCTGCCGGACGCCCCCGTGGTCGTCTGGTGGCCGGACGGTGCGCCTGCGGACCTGGCGGGCGATCCGCTGGGGACGCTGGGCCAGCGCCGGATCTCGGACACGTACTCGTGCGAGGACCCGACCCGGGAACTCAGCGCCCGTGGGGCGGCGTACGCCCCGGGGGACACGGACCTTTCGTGGACCCGCATCACCCCGTGGCGTTCCATGCTGGCGGCCGCGCTGGACCAGCAGCAGCTGTCGGTCACCTCGGCGACCGTCGAGGGCGAGGACGAGAACCCGAGCTGCGAACTGCTGGCCATGTGGCTGGCGGACCGGCTCAAGGTCCCGGTCACGCGCACGCTGTCCTCGGGCCCCGGCCTGACGGCGGTACGCCTGTCGACCAAGGACGGCGACATCGTCCTGGACCGCGCGGACGGGGCACTGGCCACGCTGTGCATGCCGGGGCAGCCCGACCGTGCGGTGGCGCTGAAGCGCCGCGACACGGCCGAGCTCCTGGCGGAGGAGCTGCGCCGGCTGGACCCGGACAACACGTACGAGTCCGCGCTGAAGTTCGGCGTCGCGAAGCTGCAGCCGTCGGCTCCCCCGGCTCCGGCCAAGCCCGAGGCCCCGGCGAAGCCCGAGGCCGAGGCCAAGCCGGAGGCCGAGGCCAAGCCGGAGCCCCCGAAGCCGGCCGCGAAGCCGTCGAAGAAGGCCGCGAACAAGTAA